In the Pseudonocardia sediminis genome, GCGGCGGAGTGGGCGGAGCTCGACCCCGGCGACTACCCGTTCACCCGGGCCGTCGTAGGGCAGATGCGCGACCACGACGACCGCGAACAGTTCCTCGCCGGGATCGACCTCGTCCTCGCCGGTATCACCGCCCTTCACCTGACCGGTCGACAGGCGGCCGTGCACCGCGAGCCGTGAGAAAATGACATCGGAGAATGCGCAGAAGGCCGCGATCGACGATCAGAAGGACTCCGTGCATGGCGAGTGAGCCGTCCCATCCGGAGGTTCCTTCCGGCCGATCGTCTCCCGGTGATCGGGTGAAGCCCTTCGCCATCCAAAAGGTGCTGAACCGCGTCGTTCGCGGACTCCTGCGGGCACCCCTCCTGTCCCAGCTGGTCGGACGAGGTCTGATCACGTTGTACGTGGTGGGTCGCAAGTCCGGGAAGCGCTACACCATCCCGATGGCGTATCTCCCGTACGAGGGCGTCCTGCTCCTGGGTTCGGGGTTCGCCTGGGGGAAGAACCTGCGGACCGGGGAGCCGCTGGAGGTTCGCTACAAGGGACGACGACGCGTCACCGACGTCCGCGTCCTCACCGACGAGGCGGCGGTGACCGAGCACTACGCGGTGATCGCCCGGAACAACCCCGGCTTCGCGAAGATCAACAAGATCGGCCGGGACGAGGACGGCACACCGAATCCGGACGACCTGCGGGCGGCCTGGGCCGCCGGCGCCAGGGTCTTCCTCCTGACCTTGCGGTGACCCCGGGCCACCTCTCGCTGACGCACCCACGACGCCGGTACGCCGAGCCGGTTCGGATCGGCGCGTGTCTACCCTGACCAGGTGAGCGATGTCGTGGTGAAGGTCTGCGGACTGTCGTCGTTCGACGACATCGAGGTGGCGGCCGACGCCGGCGTCGACGCGATCGGGCTGGTGGTCAGCCCCAGCAGCTCGCGCCACCTCGACCCGGCCCGCGCACGATCGCTCGCGGCACACGTTCCCGACTCGATGACGTCGGTCCTGGTCACGCGCGACTACAGCGCTGCCGAAGCGACCGCGCTGGCCCGGGAGGTCGGCACCGACGTCCTGCAGCTGCACGAGGGCACCGAACGACCTGACTTCGCCGCGGTGGTCGCGTCGGGAGTGCGGCTGTGGCGAGCGACGTCGCTGGCGTTCGAGCCGGACCTGCGCATCGGCGCCTTCGGTGAGGAGGTACTGCTCCTCGACTCCCCGCTCGCCGGGTCGGGAGAGACGTGGGACCTCGGTTCCCTGCCCCCTGAACAGCGACCGTCGGGGCCGTGGTTGCTGGCCGGCGGCCTGGACCCGGACAACGTGGCGGCGTCGATCCGCGCGGTACGACCGTGGGGCGTGGACGTCTCGAGCGGGGTCGAGTCGTCGCCGGGAGTGAAGGACCACCGCGAGATCATCAGATTCGTCGCCGCCGCACGTGGTGCGACCGAATGAGCCCCACGGTGTGACACGGGAAGGAGCCGAGAGAAACAGTCCCCGCCCAGCAAAGACATGACACCAGTCTTGACTTATACGAGTCGTGGCTGGTATCAGCGGTTCAGCCACGCGTTCGACTTCCTCGGCGACCCGGTGCAGCCGCGAAGTCAGGGAGCTGCTCGCCGCCGGCGCGCTGACCTCCGGCACCATCACTGGTCATGCTGATGACGTCGTCGGCGTGGTCCTGCGCGTCCTGCTTGTCGGCGGCGAAGTGCTTGTCGAGTGCGACCGCGCTGCCGGCATGTAGTTGCGGACGTCGGCGGCCAGCGGTTCGGGCAACGTCGTCTGGTTGTACTTGTTCTCTTTGCCGCCGAACGCGAACACGATCGCCAGCTGCCGCAGCTTGCCCATCAGGTAGTCGGCCTCATCGAGGAACTTCTCGGAGGTCGCGTCGCGTCGTACTTCAGGTGGTCGCGGGCCCGCTGTTGCGTACTTGCAGTCCAAGGAGACCCGTCCCACGTTCAACACACCGCAGGCCTTTGACCGCGCCGAGCTCCTGCCCGAGTACCCGCCACGGCGCTGAGCTGACCAACGCCGGTGGGCGGTGCGATTCTCCAGGACAACATCACAGGCAACTCACCGCCCAGCAGCCTGGCTCCTGACCCAGGATCAGCACATCGACGGTCTCGACGATGCCAACTGAGGTAGCTCCGTGACGGCCTAGCCGCGTTGCTGCCCACACCCGGTGGTCGTGTCGCATCCCATCGACCTGGCAACGCCCGGCAGCGCGACGGCCCGGGTCGGCCCTCGACTCAACCGCCGGCCAACCGCGCGAGCTCCGCCCTCGGGCCGTCGTGTGGTAGCCCACCGGGAAGGTCGACGGGATGCCACACCCCCGGCCAGCTCAGAGACAGCCCGCCCGGCGAGGGAATGTCGTTTGACTCTTTGACTGCCAGGCACTGGCACGCCGCCCCCAACGAGCGCTCGCGCCAGCCTCTGCACTGGTCAACAGTCCGAGGCGATCCACAAGCGTCCGGAATGTCGTCGGCTGGTTGTCACTCAGCTCGACACTCACCCTGCCTTCGAAGATCACTGACCGAGATCCGCTCTCCTAGCGCGAACCAGGCTCGCTGCCTGTCTACACGTCTCGCTCGGCGCCCTCGTTCACCAGCCCACCCGCTGCCACGTCGTGTCAACGGGTACCGGGCCGATTCGGGGGCGGATGTGCCCCTGGATGTGCTCCGGCGCCAGCCGCTCCCCTGTGCTTGCCGGGTGTCATCCCGTCGACCTGCTGCAAGCCGACCGCGCGGGCGGCCTTGGGCGGCCCTCTACGCAACCGCCGGCCGATCTCGTCAAGCTCCGCCCACGGTCGTCCGTGTGGTAGCCCGGAGGGAGATCGGCAGGATGGCACGCCCTCCCTCCCGGAGACTTGCCCGCCCGGCGAGGACGCGCAGGTAACGCATCGCGTCGGCGAGACGACGTTCCGCGTACAGAAACTTCGCATCGGCGCTGTTCCGGGGGCAGAACGCATGTCACGTGCAAGCAGTAGTGAGTGGGACCAACTGTCTGAAGAGAATCGCGAGACTTTGGCCCGATGTATGCACCTATCGGAGCTGTTAGGAAACAGTATCGTCGCGAAGGACTACAAGCCCGCGCTCCCGCTTACTGCTGCGATGAAATTCACCCCGCGAGGGTCGCGGTTGGCGAATCAGATCAAGGGTGACGGAGTCGACCTCCGCGAAGCGCAGCTTGCGGTATTTATTGAAGTTGCACTAGGCGACATTCTATTGGTCGACGTCGAGGCAATCGATCTTGTTCCGATCCACGACGCGGTCTCTAGTGAAATCAAGCGGACAAAGATCCGCCACCCGTGGATCTATGGAAGAAGTCTATACGATGCGGTTGCGGACTCGGGCCTGAATGAGGACCCGTTTCCAACACCCGATGAGACTGAGAATCTTCTGAAGGATGCCCCGCATGGCGTATTCCAGCACGGCCCCTATGTGACGGGGCCGCTCGGACTCCTCGAATCTACGGCATGGCGCTATATCCCAGCCCGTACGGCCGCGCCTGCTCTTCACTGTGAAGAGCCAGACTGTCATTCGGTGCATTCCGTCCATCTGTCTTCTTTTAGGACAGGGGTAGCCAAGGCGCAGGATGCGATTCGTGATCGCAATGAGAAGACTCGTCGATCTGGTAATCGCCTAGTTGAGGCTGTGGACCGCGTTGAGGTGAGGAAGCAGGCCCCCTACCGTTGGAACAACATGGACACCGTTCCATTCTTTCTGGCGGACTGCTTTTCCTTAGAAGAGCGGAGAATGCTGCTCGTGCGCCTATTAGACGAAACTAGTAATCGAATGCGTTCAGCTTGCGTGACCGCCGTTCCAGACGATGAGGTTCGCTCAGCGAAGGAATGGGTTGAAAATAGATCTGAGGCCGAGATAATGCAATTGACTCTACTGGCTTCAGATGAGGAGTTGCATACGGCACTGAATCAGCTCGTATGGTCCAGTGATATCGAGATTCCAGACGGCGAAACGCGTGCTGCCATGATTATGGCGCACGGCACTGGGCCGTTTCGCATGCGAGTGGAGGCATCGAACCTCGGTGTCCGCTTCCATCCGCCAGCGGTGTTCTTGCAACTTCGACTCAGAGATTTGATTGGGGGAGTGTTTCCTCCGGAAAATGATGAGCATGACGCTCGCCTATCCTGGCTCCTTAGGGGCCATGACGGCGAAACAGGTCGCGAGAGGCTTACGTCAGCGCTCGCCAGCGAAAGCCCTGTGCGCATTGTTGAGAAGCTTCTTATATCTGACGAGAGGGCATATAGAGCATCTCTTGAGCACCTGGGATTACCAAGCGGACGGTTCGATGAAAAATCGGACGAGTTCCTCGCAAAGCTCATCGCGTGGCACGTTGGATTCTCAATCGATGAACAGTCGATAGAATTGACCTCTGCCCGATCTATGCTCCATGAACTTCGTACTCTAGTCCAGGCGCTTCCCATTGACGGGTTAGATCGTCACCAGATGAACGATGTGCGAGGTGTTGCCGGAAAGCTCTTCCCAGCGGTCGAGGCGGCACTTAAAAGAGTAGTTCGCTTCGTCGCGTGGACTGCGCTGAGGGACCACTACGCCTTGGGGCGCACTCTAGAATTTACTGACTCGGCCGCTGAAGCATTCTTCGACGATTGGATTCAGCCGTACTCTTCAAACTTGGAGAAAAGTCGTACATCTGAGATGGCTCTGGCCGATTTGGTGTCTTGCTTTGGGATTCTCAGTAAACATCTTCGTGACCTGATGAGACGTGGTGTCGAGTTCGAACGCTCGTCCTCTGACATGCCACGAGCCGTCAGGGACTGGGGTAGCCCGTTCTCTTTCCCGTTTCGACACACGCTCCCTTTCTTGGATTTCGACTCTGCCTCGCAGCTGAACATCACCGATGCCCTGACTAAAGTCGCAAGCGGGTTCCATACAGAGAAGGTACTGAATGTTAGAAACGCCCTTTTGCATGACTCGGAAGCCTTTCCTGGGAATGAGGAGATTCAGAAAGCCCTGAACGAGATTGACGCGCGCCTGGGGGTACTGGCAGCCTCAGGTCTCTATCCAGCGATCTTCCGATTCGTGAACTCAGACGTGGATGATGTGGGTCGAGAGAGGACCAAGTTACGTAGCCCTGACGGCGTAGAGATCAGCTTGCAGCGGCCATCGCAGCTTGATCTTTCGCTATTCCCGACACGATCGGGAGATCAGATCATGGTGCGATCGGCCAGACTTCGCGATGCCCCAGAGCCAATGAGGTTCGCACATGTTCACGATTCGGCTTTTCAAGGTAGGTGGGCGAACTTCCCACGACGTCCGAAGCGACGTCTTTCCTTCAACTCGGAGATGAGCCGCTAGGCGTTGGGTGACACGGTAGGCAGAGACCGCCCGGAGGGCGCAGCTCTGCCTACCCGGCGCCGTAGGCGCCGCTTGATACTGAATGGAAGATCTAGACACAGCGGGCGCTCGGTCGACCGGACGAGTCTTCAGCCTTGGTCAGCGACCCAAGTAGCGACGGTCTTCTCGTGATGCCGCTTGGTCCGCGGGAGTCCTTACCCCTCGGGGCCCTGAGGGGCTCCCCGCGCTGCACATCGTGAAAGAGGGCCAGGAGCTCGTCGTCGCATTTTCCCGCGATGCCCGGCCAGGACAGGCGCCGATGGTCGATGCCGCGTTGCGCTCCGTCGGTGGCGAGCACTCCCCACCGGAGTTCGTCGATGGTGAAGTGGCGGGATGTGGCGTGATGGCGGCATGGCAGGTGGCTTCGGCGATCCAGCAGCCGGCATCGACGTTGCGCTCACACCTTTCCTCGCTCTGGATCTCTACGCGGCGCTGCCGGTGGGCTTCGTCCTACCCGCTTCCCCGCCCCAGCTGCTCGCGGTAGGCCTGATGGACAACGCGGGGCTCTCGGCCCGTCAGGCGGCCGACCAGCTCGGACACTCGAAGATCTCGATGACGCAGGACTTCTACTTCGGCCGAAAGGTCGCCTCGACCGGCGCCCGGGACGTCTTGGAGGTGTTCGGCAATGACCCGTCGCCCGAATCCATTCCTGGGGGTTCTCTGGGAGCCGATCTTGGTCACGACCCGGGAGATGGGGTCTGACCTGGAGAAATGCTCCTCCGATTGGATTCGAACCAATAACCGCCCGACAAACCGCTCCGACTTTCCCGGACACGCCCGGAGTGGCCCGGAACGTCCTCTGAGCTGCCGTGACGCGTCGTTGGCTGTCCGCGACAGTCCAGGGCCGTCCCTTAGTTTCCCGGAGTAAATGCGCGGTAAGTGCGAGGCTCGTTGCTCCCCACCTGAGGAGCCGCGCAGGCCGCGTACTTCGCGTCCACCCACGCGGCGAACTCCGGATCCTCGCGGTACCTACGGAGCGTGTCCTCCAGCAACATCACGGTCCGTGGCAGCGGAGGCCAGGGAAGGTTCTTCTCGGCGCGGTACCGAATCCACTCATCCACCGTGAAGTCGAGCTTGTTCTCATTGCAGGACCTACATGCAGGAGCAAGATTACGGCGCCGGCGAGTTCCTCCCTGGCTGACCGGGACGATGTGATCGACACAAGTCGCTTCGTCACCGCAGTAAGCGCAATTACCCGACGCTAGGACGTCTCTACGAACTGCAGCGGGGATCCTTCGAGCCTCTCTCTTCGCTCGCACGGCCCTGTCGGCCTGAGCCGCGCGGTAGTCCTTGATGGCCTGGGCTCGTCGCGACGGGCCCAGTTGCCGATCGGACAGGGCTGCGACGACCGACCCAACGTCCGGATACTCGCCAACCTCAACCAGGTACTTGAACCTCTCGAGCCGCGTAGCGGGGTCACCTTCGAGCAGCATCAGGTTTCCCCGTCTCGCAGGTACGGCTGAGCCCAACGGTGCACTGTTGACTGGTCGACCTTCCGAAGCGCCGCGATCCGCGGCCAGGTCCACCCGCGGCGGTACAACTCGGCTGCTGTCCGCCCCTCGATGGCTTTCCGTTCGCTCAACGCCCTGAACGAATCAGCCAGTTCAGCTTCGGTCATGTCGCCGACTTCGATCTCTCCGGTCATGAGCCGCACCAGAGCATGTGTCACCTCGTACTTACGGCCCGTCACGGGCGGGGATCTTAGGCCATCAACCCGCCTTGCATTTCTGCAAGAGTCAGGCCAGACTAGCCGCCTTGCAGTTCTGCAAGCAAGCGTCGCCTTGTCAAACCCCGAGGAGCCTCGCCTGTGAGCTCAACACCCGACCTGAGCGTTCTGCCGGGATGCCACGGTCCAAGCCTTCACTGCGAGGCGTGCGGCAGCCGGGACGGCCTGACCGTTGTGGTCCGCGAAACGAAGTTCGGGCCGGCATGCGCCACCGTCTGCCCTGGCTGCGCGAAGGCCCGCCCGCACCCGCTGACGGTGTCCGGTGCGCAGACGTTCGCCCTGGATCACGCCCGTCACGTCACACAGGAGAAGGATCGACGGGCGGGATCGACATGAAAGCCCGGCTCCTCGCGCTGCGCCCGTCCGGCCCGTGGCTGCTTCGTGACGCTCTCCGCGTCGTCCTGGTCGTCCTCCTCGCCGCGGTGTCTGCCTGGTACCTGACCCGGTGGGGGTTGGCGAACCGGATCCCGGTCGGGTTGGCGTGGACGCTGCCGGTACTGGCTGACGCGTCGGCGCTGCTGGGGATCGTGGTGGCGAAGCACCCGCGGGACGAGTCGTGCCGGCGTAAGGCGACCCGGTTCGCGTGGGCATCTGCCGGTTTGTCGGCGGTCGGGAACGGTGCGATGCACGCGGTGGATTTCCAGGCCGTCGAGGTGTCCATCTGGACGGTTGTCCTGACCGGCGCCCTGTATCCGCTGTTCCTGGCGTGGGGCTACGACGTGGCCGGCGGGATGGCCGCGCGGCCGGGCGGGGTGTCGGTACCGCAGGACGTCGAGACGCCAAGGACGGTCGCTGAGCTCGCCAGCGAGCGCGTGACCGAACCCGCGACTCCGTGGCAAGAGCAGCCGCCTCCCGCGCCCCCCGATCCTGCTCCTGCGGCGGAGGACGCGACCCCGCCGCAGGAGCAGTTCCACGAGTGGACCGTAGAGGCAGCGACCGACTGGGCGTTGGGCGAGCTCCGCGCCGGCAATGGTCCGGTCGGCTGGAAGAAGGTCCGGACGCAGACGGGGCTGACCGAGGGGCCGGCCGGGCGTGCAGCTCGAGCGGCGAAGGCGACACACGAGCGTGAGGCCCGTCCGAGGTTGGTGGGCACATGATTACCGGCTACGTCCTCGGGTGGATGTCGGCACTTCCGTGCATGTTCGGGCTGACGTGGTGGCTCGACCGCCGTGACGAGAGGCGACGACGGACAACGCTGCGGATCGACCAAACGCCGGTCCCGCTTCCTGGCGCCTACGAGCCGTGGTCTGAGCGGAGCCTGCCCGGGGTGCGGACCCACACCGTCGTCGACGGGGAGGGGCGGTCGTGAAGGCCGGGCTAATCGCGGGCCTGTTCGTATGGGCCGCGCTGGCGGAACACGGCGTGGTTGGCGGCATCGCAGGACTCCTCGTTGGCCTGGCCGCCTGGTGGCTAGAAGCGAACATGTGGCCCGATATCGAGGGCTGCTGGAACCCGTTTTGCCGGAAGGGGAAGCTCAGCTACTCCCCGTTCGTGCCGAAGGCGTACCGCCGGTGCGGGCGCTGCGGGGGGTCTGGGCGTAGACGGCGGGTGCTGGCGGGTGGCAAGTCGTGACCGCGCATCCGAGCCGGGACTGGTCCGACAAGGGCGGGTCGTTCACCCAGGGCCGGACCTGGGACAACCCAGGCGGACCCATGGTCCAGCCGTCCACCGCTGACATTGAGCGTCGGGCACGGGAGGTTCTGGCCCGGTTGGATCCGAGCGCTGCGGACGTGATGCGGGTTCAGGGCCGGCACGTGTCGGACCGTCTCGCTTCCGATGCGCTGGGGAAACGGGACCACGTGGAGTCGTCCCAGGCGATCTCTGCTGCCATGCCCCGACGGCCTCACTGGCAGCCGCGCCAGGTCGTCCCGCTCAGCGAGCAGCGGCGGCAGGAGATCGCGACCGCTGGTAGACCGCGAGACGTCGACTACCCGGGGCGGGGCAGGGAGCTCGCGGATGCGGCGAACGAATCGTGGCGCCACTACTTCTCCGAGCGCTACGGCCTCGCCTTGGACGACGACCTCCACCGCGACGCGTGGCTCGAGCAGCAGGCGGTGGAGCCGCGGGAGGACCACTACGCCGGCTCACCGGACTTCGACGACTTCGACATGCCAGGGCAGCGCGCCGCTGCCGACGAACACGTACAGGAGCAGGTGCAGACATGACCGAGACCGCGAACAGCAAGGCGATGTGGGATCTCTATCTCATGGCCCGCGACAGCGATGACTGGTTCTCGAGCGGCACAGACGCCGCCCACCAGGAGTGGCTGGACTCGATGGGCCACGTCGACGCCGACGTGGACGTGGACGTCCAGTGACCGCGCCGTGGCACGACGTCGAGGTGGTGTGGCCGGACGGGTCCAAGAGTGAGGACGGGATCCGCGGTTCGGACCGCGACCACGCGCTCGAGAACGCGGAGTGGAACTGGATCAGCGGCAACCCGTACGGCCGGGCGGAGCGGATCGAGTACGTCGGCCCGTCGCCGACACCGGTGGACTGGTGGGCCGCCCACTCGGTGTCCGCCGATGACGAGGTGGATGTGCTGTGAGCGACGAGACGTGGTGGGAGCGGTTCTTCGGCCCCACAGAGCCCGGCGAGTGGACGGGGCCGTGCTGCGTGGAGGTCGCCCCTGACTCGCCGCCGATCCCGTTCCGGTGGTTCGACCAAGCCGACGGGGATGTGGATACGCGATGAGGACGACTCACTACCTGGTCATGACGATCGTGGTCGGCGTGACGACCGCGGTGGTGGCGTGGTCTCAGTACCGGAGCTGGCTCACGGCGCTGGTCGGTCTCGCTGTGGCGGGGCTGGCGGCGGCGGTGTTGCGTCGCTGGCTGCGCAGGCAGCCGCACCCGCGGTGGGATCAGTTCCGGGACTTCCTCCGGCCCCAGGCCCATTCCGCGCAGACGGTGCTGGACCGGTCGGAGACGACGCTGCGGCAGCACGGCTTGGCCTCGGATGCCGAGATCCGGGAGCACGGCGGGGAGGCCGCTGTTCTTGCGCTCGCCCCCATCGTCCGTCCCTCCCTCGCCCACCGATCGGACGTGAAGGTGGAGGAGGTGGCGCTCGAGCTGTGCACCGTGGGGAAACGGAAGGTGTGGTCGTCCATCGAGCAGGTGGTGCTGTACTTCGCCGGACCTCGCCGCGGGAAAACTGGATATCTGAACTGCCGGGTCGTGGACTACCCGGGGAGTGTCGTCACCACCTCCACCCGGATCGACGTGTTCACCGCCACCCACCGTGCCCGTGCTGCTCGAGGACGGGTGCAGGTGTTCAACGCCGGCGGCTTCCCCGGGGTGGACGAGGTAGCGGTCACCTTCAACCCGCTGACGGGGTGCGAGGAAGCGGAGACCGCGACGCAGCGAGCGGAGGACATGATCCCAGAGTCCACCGGGGAGGAGGAGCGGTGGCAGTCCCTCGCCCGCGGCGCCCTGTCCTCCCTGATGCATGCGGCGGCTTTGGACGGCCGGGACATGGACACGGTGCAGCGGTGGGTGGCGGCGCCCGGTGAGCACCAGGACGAGGTGATCCGGATCCTCCGCCGCTCCACCTCGGGTGGGGTGATGGAGGATGCCCGGCAGTTCTTTGAGTGCAACGACAAGACCCGGAGCTCCATCACGACGTCGGTGATGCCGGCGCTGCGGTGGTTGCAGTCCAAGACGGCGCGTCTCGCGGCGGGGCTGGACGGAGCACAGGCGCGTCCTCTCGACTCGGCTTCTCTCCTGACGTCGGTCTCCACCTTGTACGTGCTGGGCCGGCGGGCTGGGCACACCTACCCGCTTATGTCGGCGCTCACCGGCTACGTCGCCCGCGCTGCGCGGGAGCAGGCGGCGGGGATGCCGTCCGGTCGCTGCGACCCCCCGCTGGGTCTGCTGCTCGACGAGGCCGGGGACCTCCGCCCACCGCTGCCGGACTGGACGCGGGACATGGGCGGGTCCGGCATCACGATCGCCGCCTGCTTCCAGTCGTACGCGCAGATGGTCGGGGCGTGGGGGAAGGAAGGCGCCGCGATCATCCTCAACAACGCCGGGCCGATCATGCTGGGCGGCGGGACGAAAGACCCCGACGACCTCGCCGTGTGGCGGGACCTCGCCGGCGACCGCGATGACCGCACCACCACCACGGACGCGCAGGGGAAGGTGACGGCTGCCGCGATGCGGTCGGTGCCGGTCCTCCCCGCCTCCCAGCTCGCCTCCCAGGCACGAATGGAAGTGGTGTTGTTCCACGGCGAGATGCGTCCCGCGCTGGGGCGGACGACGCCGCTGTGGGAGCGGGACCCTTCGGTCGCCTCTCCCCCTCCCCCCTCCGTGGAGGAGGTGGAGTCCCCCGTGGTGGAGGTGCCGAGGGTGTGGCGTCGTTCCTCCCCTCCTCGTTCTCGCCGTGTTCCGGTGGAGGAGGTGGTGGCGGATGTCTGAGTCGCCAGCCGAGGTGGAGGGGCCCGATCTTCACGCGGAGGTGGAGCGCCTCGCCGGGATGGTGGTGGCGCTCGCCCGCAAGGTGGGGGAGCTCGAGTCCCGGGACGACCCGTCCGCGGTGCGGTCGTGGCTGTACGTGGACGACGAGGAGACGGCCGGGTTCATGCTGGCCGACCTGTGCGCGTGGGTCGAGAAAGTGTGGTTCCAGTACGACGACGCGCGCCGGCTGCAGCCGTGCTGGCTGTACCACCCGGGCATCGTCGAAGAGCTGTGGGTGCTGATGAACGTCCACCGGGGCTGTTTCCGGAAGGGCGGCTCGTACCAGCAGATGGAGACGTGGCACGCGACCTGGCGGCCGGCCGCTGTTGAGCGGATCCGGAAGTACGCGTCGTCCTGCGAGATCACCGAGCACCAGCCTGGCGGCGACCTTGACCCGGCTAGGCACCCGCCCGTCCCTGGCCTGTCTGACGTTGACGCAGTTGCTGGCCGCTGGCCCGAGTCCGACGTGCCGCCGAGCCCTCCTACCCCTGTATC is a window encoding:
- a CDS encoding phosphoribosylanthranilate isomerase — encoded protein: MSDVVVKVCGLSSFDDIEVAADAGVDAIGLVVSPSSSRHLDPARARSLAAHVPDSMTSVLVTRDYSAAEATALAREVGTDVLQLHEGTERPDFAAVVASGVRLWRATSLAFEPDLRIGAFGEEVLLLDSPLAGSGETWDLGSLPPEQRPSGPWLLAGGLDPDNVAASIRAVRPWGVDVSSGVESSPGVKDHREIIRFVAAARGATE
- a CDS encoding type IV secretory system conjugative DNA transfer family protein yields the protein MTTAVVAWSQYRSWLTALVGLAVAGLAAAVLRRWLRRQPHPRWDQFRDFLRPQAHSAQTVLDRSETTLRQHGLASDAEIREHGGEAAVLALAPIVRPSLAHRSDVKVEEVALELCTVGKRKVWSSIEQVVLYFAGPRRGKTGYLNCRVVDYPGSVVTTSTRIDVFTATHRARAARGRVQVFNAGGFPGVDEVAVTFNPLTGCEEAETATQRAEDMIPESTGEEERWQSLARGALSSLMHAAALDGRDMDTVQRWVAAPGEHQDEVIRILRRSTSGGVMEDARQFFECNDKTRSSITTSVMPALRWLQSKTARLAAGLDGAQARPLDSASLLTSVSTLYVLGRRAGHTYPLMSALTGYVARAAREQAAGMPSGRCDPPLGLLLDEAGDLRPPLPDWTRDMGGSGITIAACFQSYAQMVGAWGKEGAAIILNNAGPIMLGGGTKDPDDLAVWRDLAGDRDDRTTTTDAQGKVTAAAMRSVPVLPASQLASQARMEVVLFHGEMRPALGRTTPLWERDPSVASPPPPSVEEVESPVVEVPRVWRRSSPPRSRRVPVEEVVADV
- a CDS encoding HNH endonuclease; this encodes MLLEGDPATRLERFKYLVEVGEYPDVGSVVAALSDRQLGPSRRAQAIKDYRAAQADRAVRAKREARRIPAAVRRDVLASGNCAYCGDEATCVDHIVPVSQGGTRRRRNLAPACRSCNENKLDFTVDEWIRYRAEKNLPWPPLPRTVMLLEDTLRRYREDPEFAAWVDAKYAACAAPQVGSNEPRTYRAFTPGN
- a CDS encoding terminase gpP N-terminus-related DNA-binding protein; its protein translation is MTGRKYEVTHALVRLMTGEIEVGDMTEAELADSFRALSERKAIEGRTAAELYRRGWTWPRIAALRKVDQSTVHRWAQPYLRDGET